A window of Hordeum vulgare subsp. vulgare chromosome 5H, MorexV3_pseudomolecules_assembly, whole genome shotgun sequence genomic DNA:
TCccatattttttttcattttcactttttttattctttttatttttcgaGTCTATACAATTGTTGACAGTAAGGAAAATATGtttttttctcacatgctcacacacacacatagtaaACATCAAGTCACATTTCACGTCGGATGGGACCCTTCTATGTGCTTAATCGCCTCACATTTCACATCCCAAAAAATCCATACACTAAGTAGCCAGAACCATGAACTTAGTCGCCTACTCCACCACACTCAAAGTTGCTCACCATCCATATACTAAGGGCATGTTTGGTTTGCATACTCATCATCTCTTGCCTGCTCTAGAGTTGTGCCTGGGTTTGAAGTATGGTTGTTTGGTTGATGCCCTGTGCAAAAGTGAGCTTGTCTGGCCCGGGACTCCTTGTGTTGTGATTAGCCTAGGCTGGTCATTGTAATTAGCCTGAGCCAGGTCACTGGATTCGGGCGTCAGGGCGTGCTGCCACGACCTAAGAGCAAACTGGATGGGATGTTTGAATAAACAATAACCTCATTAGATGTAATGTTGATGCTCTACTAGGCCATGAACCAAACCAGATGCATCATCACCATATTGGCTTGGCCAAGCAGGAAAAATCCAACTTAGAAGTCCAGACCTAGGAGGGCTGAACTTCCAGGCATGAGGACGAAGTCACAAACCAAACTGGCCCTAACTCACCTCTCACTAGTTCAATCTAGTTGCCCAAAACCAGGGCACTTAGTTGCCCGGAGGATGGGGGAACAAACACCTATGTGCTTAATAGTCTCCTATTTCTCACCGAGACGGACAAAAAAGCAACGAATTAAACCGCCTAATCCAGTACATTAAGTCACCGAAACCATGAACTTAGTCGCCTACTCCACCGCACTCCAAGTCGTCCACCCTCCATATACTAACTCACCTCACTAGTCCCATCTAGTCGGCCAAAACCAGCGCTTAATCGCCTTCAATTTCTCATCGAGTCGCCTAAAAAAGCAAACATTTAAATCGCATAATCCAACACAACAAATCACCGAAACCCATGAACTTAGTCGCCTAATTCACCACACTCGAAGTCCTCCACCCTCCATATACTAACTCACCTCACTAGTCCCATCTAGTCGCCCAAAACCAGCACTTAACCGCCTTCAATTTCTCATCGAGCCGCCCAAAAAAAGCAAACAATTAAATCGTATAATCCGGCACAACAAATCACCGAAACCCATGAACTTAGACGCCTAATCCACCACACTCGAAGTCGTCCACCCTCCATATACTCACTCACCTCAGTAGTCCCATCTAGTCGCCCAAAACCAGCGCTTAATCGCCTTCAATTTCTCATCAAGTCGCCCAAAAAAAAGCAAACAATTAAATCGCCTAATCCGGCACAACAAATCACCGAAACCCATGAACTTAGTTGCCTAATCCACCACACTCGAAGTCGTCCACCCTCCATATACTAACTCACCTCACTAGTCCCATCTAGTCGCCCAAAACCAATGCTTAATCGGCTCCCATTTCTCATCAAGTGACCCCAAAAAAGCAAACAACTAAATCGCCTAATCCAGTACACCAAGTCGCCGAAACCCATAAACTTAGTCGCCCGCTCCACAAAACTCGATACGAACTCACCTCACTAGTCCCATCTAGTCGCTTAAAACCAACGCTTAATCGCCTCCCATTTCTCATCGAGTCACCCGAAAAAAGCAAACAATTAAATCGCCAAATCCGGGACACCAAGTCGCTCAAACCCATGAATTTAGTCGCCTACTCCATGACACTCGAAGTCGCCCACCCTTCATATACTAACTCGCCTCACTAGTCCCATCTAGTCGCCTAAAATCAGCGCTTAATTGCCTTCAATTTCGCATTGAGTCGCCCAAAAAAGTCAAACAATTAAATCGCCTAATACGGCACAACAAATCACTGAAATCCATGAACTTAGTTGCCTAATCCACCACACTCGAAGTCGTCCACCCTCCATATACTAACTCACCTCACTAGTCCCATCAGTCGCGCAAAGCCAATGCTTAATCGCGTCCCATTTCTCACCAAGTGACCCCAAAAAATCAAACAACTAAATCGCCTAATCCTGTACACCAAGTCGCTGAAACCCATGAACTTAGTCGCCTGCTCCACAACACTCGAAATCGTCCACCCTCCATATACTAACTCACCTCACTAGTCCCATCTAGTCGCTCAAAACCAATGCTTAATCTCCTCCCATTTCTCATCGAGTCACCCAAAAAAAGCAAACAATTAAATCGCCAAGTCCGGTACACCAAGTCGCCGAAACCCATGAATTTAGTCGCCTACTCCACGACACTCGAAGTCGTCCACCCTCCATATACTAACTCACCTCACTAGTCCCATCTAGTCGCCCAAATCCAATGCTTAATCGCCTCCCTATTCTCACCAAGTGACCCCAAAAAAGCAAACAACTAAATTGCCTAATCCGGTACACCAAGTCGCCGAAACCCATGAACTTAGTCGCCTGCTCGACAACTCTCGAAGTCGTCCACCCTCCATATACTAACTCACCTCACTAGTCCCATCTAGTCGCTCAAAACCAACGCTTAATCGCCTCCCATTTCTCATCGAGTCACCCAAAAAAAGCAAACAATTAAATCGCCAAATCCGGTACACCAAGTCACCGAAACCCATGAACTTAGTCACCTGCTCCACGACACTCGAAGTCGTCCACCCTCATATACTAACTCGCTTCACTAGTCCCATCTAGTCGCTCAAAACCAACGCTTAATCGCCTCCCATTTCTCATCGAGTCACCCAAAAAAAGCAAACAATTAAATCGCCAAATCCGGTACACCAAGTCGCCGAAACCAAAGAATTTAGTCGACTACTCCACGACACTCGAAGTCGCCCATCCTTCATATGCCCACCCTTCATATACTAACTCGCCTCACTAGTCCCATCTAGTCACCCAATAGCAATAGCTTTCGCAACACGAAAATACCACATGGTGGACATCTTGGACACGAGCAGATAGCAAATCTGCGACTCGGCCAATCCCTGGATAGAAATAGGCATTTTGCCATGTGGGGCCTGTGTACAGTGTAGCGGGCCTCCATCACAACAATCAATGTTACCAGGGAGTTTATATTGAGATCAAGCTCATCCATCTCCACATTCTTTAGAAGGTAGAAAGGAAATTCCGTCAAAGCGAAATCATGTTAAAAGGAAACACCCAAACATCTTTTTTTTTATGCACTCAAAAATGCCGacatgtttttatatttttttgtcccCTACCAGCATGCCCTTTACACATTTTTGGAACTATGTAATGATCAGGCAACATGTACTACTCAACGATGACCAAAGTAGGTGATACTCGTTTCAAATGCAGCACGCAACACTCTTTACCATTTTTTTCTTGTAGGCATCTTATGAAGGGGTTTCTGGCAGGCAAAGCAGCCAAAATACTGCATTTCTTAATTGGAACTTCAACATTTTTTGAGTTCAGCATTATGTTGGCTTTTAATCCAGCATTCCATTTACATAGCAGGCAACAACTCTGTAAAACTGTAATGTAAACATGTGACCATAGCAGGCAAAGCATTTACAACACTAGATTTTATGCAAGTTATCTTTTAAACAACTTGCAGTTTTTATAGGCAAGATTGTGCTGCTGCGGTAGGCAAGTTTGTGGGTTTGTTATACGCAGATTATTAGCAGTTTTTATACAACCAAATaactatgccttttctcttttgttgttgtttgcaGAAATCAAGTGCAAGAGAATAGGCAGTATACAATCTCAAGACAGCATCTTCTCTATCATCCAATATCTACAGAGGTGAGAGGAGAGGCAAGAACAGGGAAGGCCAGATTTTGTGCAAGATTCAAATCGAGTTTCGCACATGGTACAAGAGGCAAGTTTGCAACCTTTTTTGCAGCTAGTATATAGCACAAGGAGGTTCAGATGGGGAGTTTACTAGCTATAGAACTACCTAGAACTAACAGAATCATGCCAAAAAATTAGGGAGGGGCCTTTTACCTTAGTGTTTCCACTGGGAGAAATTTGCCCGGTTCTGGCAAATTCTTCGCTAAAGTTTTTCCATAGTATTGCCTGAGATGCAACAAAGAGTTGcagacaaaattgtgtttcttCTAAAGATTTGCCTGATTTCTTCATTTTTTGTTGTGATTTTTATGCTGTTGAAAGAGCTCCCCTTGCTAGGACATGGCTACTGGGGGAGGAAGAATATACCGTGGGGGGTTTGTGCTGGCAACGCAAAATGTGGTGGACCTTTCCTTTTTCAGCACATGGTGAGGGGACCGCACGTGGACAGTTCCCTAAACTGGCCGGCCGCCAGATCCAGCTGCATCGCGCGCGCGCGTTCTGTAGCATCGTCCATAGGAAATTACAAATCCATGCAGCAATAGCTTGAAATAATGCTTCCAAGCACCCTTGCAATGAAAGATAATACtctctccatttttatatacaatGTCACTATTAAAATTACAATTTACATATATACAAGCCACTAACACTAATGGTTGCAATATTAATGGTGTTTCCCTCGTAGTACTACTAGCAAAGGAGGACATTAATTATCCCATACATGCATGAGTGAGATCATTGGTTCGATATGCATGAGAGAAAAATACACATTAATTTACACGGTAACAAGAAGACAGATCGTCTTGTAACATTGACTTAAAAGCCATTAACTTTTATCTTAATACCTGTAATGTGGGAttgtggccttgtatataaaaatgaaGAGAGTAGCAGGATTCACAAGATCAAGTGCCCCGACTGTTAGAGGGCGTATCCATGAAATTCAGGCGTTCTTCCCCAAATCTATTCCGCCCGCTTTACAAAGCAAACCACGTAGTGGCGGAAGACGAAAAAAGTTTAAGGTGGAAAGAACTCTTATTTTGTGTGTGCAAGTCAATACACTAAGAATGCACATTAATATTTTCATGTGATTTTCAATGAAATAACTAAATACAATGAAAATTTAAACATatttaaaaatataaaaacaatctGAACATACTCTTATTTTACTGTTCACCCATGTATTCTCACAATTGCCAACCATACAAGTATCCCCACAAGTCCACAACTATCCTAAAGAACGCAATCCCCTTGAACCCGGGTTAACTGAAGATATATGTCTAGTTTTTTCTAGAAAAGGAGAAAGACCCCTGACCTCTGCATCAatagatgcatgcagccatttatTAATCAAAACCACAAACATGTTTGAAGTTTAGTACAAACTGAAACAAAGTACCAAAATAAAGTAAACATAAAAAATGCCATAACCGGTTAAAATAGACCTAGATGACTAACCATCTATCATATTATTGGACCGTCATCCAAACCAGTTGTAAAAAACCCGAGCTACCATCTTTCAACGAACAGACCCAGTAACCAAAGATTCCCTGACTTCCACAGAAGTGAGTAACGATCATATATGAATCATGACAATGGCTCTTTATGTCTAGTTGACCGCAGAAAATAAACAACATTTTCAACGGATAAAAATACAAGCAGCCTTAGACAAAAAGGGGGTCATAAATTACTTAGACAAAAAAGGGGGTCATAAATTATACTTGATCGTACAGGGTCGGACATAATTTCCTGGTCTTAGTTCAGCACATCACGTCACTAAaataagcccacaaaaaaatgtcaCTCTAAAATAAATAGGAAATAAAAATCAAAAGTCAGCATCCAGTCGATCTCCGCTTGttcaatactactccctccgtttttgaaTATAattcttttagagatttcactaaaagactacatacggatgtatttaGACCTATTTTAAATTGtaaattcatttattttgttttatatGTAGTCTTTTAATGGAATTTTTAAAAAAGATTCATATTTACGAAGGGGAGGGCCTACAATACTGCAGGTTGCCATCTGGCGTTAACACCACGCCGCTAGTGCCAGTAGATGGTTTATTTATTATGACCATATATGTGCAGCATGCTAGTACAATTCTTCAGTCTTGAGGAAACTTTTGCAGAGCTTGAGCCAAAACTCTCTGTCAGGGCTAGTAGCCTCCAGCTGCCTCTTCACGTCCTCGGCGAACGACACCTGCAACGTGCAAACTGGCAAATCAGATCCTATCATTGAAGAACGGTGGCACATGCACCTCATATAGTATAAAGGGAAGCACTCACGGTGATGGATTTGCTGGTGGAGAGGCGGTCGACGAGGTTGAGGAGTATGTCGCCGGTGTACTCCGGGTGGCCCTGGATTCCCAGCACATGGTCGCCGACGCAGAACATCTCCACGCCGGTCTTGTCGGACGACGCCAGCACGTCGGCGCCCAGCGGCGCCTCCCAGACCTCGTCCTGGTGGCACTCGGTGATCTTGGCGTGCTGGGGCAGGCCCCGCAGCGCGTCGAGGAACCTGCACGGCGGCAGCGTCGCCGCCATGGCCACCTCCCGGATGCCGATGTCCCACCCGCCTCGCCTGGCCTTCCCGACGCGGCCGCCGAGGGCGCGGCATACCACCTGGTGGCCGAAGCAGATGCCGAGGACGCGCTTCCGGGCGGCGACGGCCTCCCGGACGAGGAGGCACAGCCGGATTATCCAGAGCTCGTCGGCGTACGCGTCGTAAGGGCTGCCGCTGATGACGAAGCCGTCGTACCGTCCGACGTCGTCCAGATCGGGGAGCTCCCCGTCCACCGCCCGGAACATGTCCCACGTCTCGCAGATGTCGCCGTCTTCGCCGCCGGCGCCGAAGGCGCTCAGgaagacgttgaagtagccaccgTACACCTTGAGCACGTACTCCGAGTCCCGCGCTGCCAGCAGCAGCGCGTACCTCCTGCCCCTCCTTGGCTGATCATGAACTGCCACGATCTTCATGGCGGACTAGCAGATCGGTTCTTGcagcaggaagaagaagagcaccaGACCAAGCTGAGCTGAGCTTATAGCGCTTTGCAAATGAGTAGGATTAATTGGGTGTGGTGTGTGATCAGCCGGCGACAAGCGCTGGTACTTATAGAGGCCGGTCGCAAGATGGGGAGTGAATTAACAGCGAATACATGCACGCTTTGGAGAGCCAAGAATTCCTTTTTTTGCATGGtctaccatgcatgcatgcacggttGAATTCTTGGTCTGGCACGACCAATGCAACACCATCTGCAGCCTAGAAGAAGCAATGTTTTCTCTGGTGCGGTCGATCATGCATGCGACCAACTTTGCACTTTGCAGCACGAAATGATATGATCAGTACGGCAATCTTTTTCCGGAGGACGTCTTGGTATCCATATTAGTAAGCCGCCGTCTGGTCATGCGGAGGAGACTTTGTCAAAGAGCCGTCTGATCTGTGCACTTTTTGTTTTGCTCTCCGCTTTAAAGAATATTTGCCTTCCTTACTTGTTTTTGAATTAATAATTAGCAGCCTGAGACCAATGGAGACCAATACcctccactagtagaaaattGGTCTTATGTTgggttctttagtcccggtttggttttgaccctagtcccggttcgagaagcttggtttttgtcccggttcgttaaTGGTCTTTATATAGTTCTGGGTTGAGACACGAACCATGACTAAATGTCGTCTACACGGACGACAGCGCCATGGTGCCGCGTTTCCTTTCCTATTTCGAGGAACGGCTTGAAGAGGCGGAGGAAAAAGACAAGTTCGTGTGGCTTGATCTCGAGTACACGGACAATCAAGAAGGTGTTTCCGTCAACCAACTTTGTTTCATGAGAAATGTCATGGTATTCCAATggacgaggtaagttttgaggcttttctTTGATCAAAGGTTACGAAAATTGCATAtaagatagcaatatgttccattggaatcctaaagatcaatttctcgttagttgtagtgaaacaatttttcttgttgcatattggcaaaattgtgggagaatatatatatatatatatatatatatataggacaaattttatctaccaccggtggtagttaccaccacttgtgttttgtatgttgtatgtagtatctatcaaatcggagagtatgtatgcgtagtatgtagtatatatatactattttttgatagtatgtatcatattttgtgtatgctcttttttacatacaaatatatgcgtatttcacaaatataataaaaactatggatcAATTTAtaatttttcatgtaactcactttgaaaaatcttatatatagtatatgaacataattagaatgataaattagtatatatacttCCGCGTGGTAGTATATGGAACACGTGGGGTAACTACtcctgggtggtaggatgtatatatatatatatatatatagaaactctattcatcacccagggtacAGAATAAATTATTCCTCATCCGAGGAAATTTTACGAtcattttataaataaattaaattttaAATGCAAATAGATACATATATATTGATTAACTATGAAAACtttcacacaagaaaacaaaaatataggtcataagaccagaaaaatcgtattttatgtataatttacactatattttatgtttgtaattttacatgacataaaatattttttacaatgactatgtatttttttacggtctctttttacgtttGACATAAGATTAAAAATTAAAAAACATAAAATAACGATGTATTGATGTGAAAATAGAGGGAGGGTGAAAAATAACTATTCCTCAACCAGGGTGCGTGGcatgagccgggactaaagaccccctttagtcccgggtggagccacgccccgggactaaagacctcttttcgggcagaccaagaggcgggaagcagggggtctttagtcccggtgcgtggctccacgggactaaagggtgtctttagtcccgggtcgtggctccacccgggactaaagcccctcctcggctgcacgataagtttagtcccacctcgcccagcgaggggcactaacacttgtttataagctccgtcgcagcttgtccattgagctcctctctaaagcaggcttacgggcctaaacttactgaaaattgaaactatattcgaaattgtggagaaaattcaatctaatgaaaagtgtttgaaattgaataaataatgcaaaactattttctattttcaaaagtaattatattgactatccaaactattaactattttgttattttcaattaaaaactatgtttatttaaaattctttttgcatatctgAGAatctgacaaaactatgataatgaaaagtgtttgaaattgaataaataatgcaaaactattttccatttttaaaagtaattattttgactatccaaactattaactattttgttattttcaattaaaaactacgtttattaaaaattctttttgcatatttgagaatctgacaaaactatgataatgaaaagtgtttgaaattgaataaataatgcaaaattattttctattttcaaaactaattattttgactatccaaactattaactattttgttattttcaataaaaaaccatgtttattaaaaattctttttgcatatctgAGAatctgacaaaactatgataatgaaaagtgtttgaaattaaataaataatacaaaactattttctattttcaaaagtaattattttgactatccaaactattaactattttgttattttcaattaaaaactatgtttattaaaaaatcttttttcatatttgagaatttgacaaaactatgataatgaaaagtgtttgaaattgaataaataatgcgaaactattttctattttcaaaagtaattattttgactatccaaattattaactattttgttattttcaattaaaaactatgtttattaaaaaatctttttgcatatgtgagaatttgacaaaactatgataatgaaaagtgtttgaaattgaataaataatgcaaaattattttctattttcaaaagtaattattttgactatctaaactattaacttattttttttagctagttgaccctgaaattaaaaagcactacaaatgaactctgaaaatgttgaaagttggcatgctatcatcatttcacccacatagcatgtgttaaaaagttgagagggctacgacaaaaa
This region includes:
- the LOC123399586 gene encoding gamma-glutamyl peptidase 3-like — encoded protein: MKIVAVHDQPRRGRRYALLLAARDSEYVLKVYGGYFNVFLSAFGAGGEDGDICETWDMFRAVDGELPDLDDVGRYDGFVISGSPYDAYADELWIIRLCLLVREAVAARKRVLGICFGHQVVCRALGGRVGKARRGGWDIGIREVAMAATLPPCRFLDALRGLPQHAKITECHQDEVWEAPLGADVLASSDKTGVEMFCVGDHVLGIQGHPEYTGDILLNLVDRLSTSKSITVSFAEDVKRQLEATSPDREFWLKLCKSFLKTEELY